GATCCCAGGGCACAGGGAGGGCTGCACACCCATGATCCCAGGGCACAGGGAGGGCTGCAGGCAGAGTCTGGAGGTTAcatagcaaaaccttgtctctaaaCAAAGAGAAGAGGCTAACTATTGACTCAGGTTTCACTCTCCCAATGATTCTGAAGTCCcacttttcttcctgttctctctcttttttattcgttcattctttctttctttgagatggggtcccatgtagctcaggctggtcttagaCTCACCAAATAATAGATACTGGCCCTGAACTCTTgggccacctgcttctgcctccaaatcACCAtgattaaaagtatgtaccacATGCCTCTACTCAGCTCTTTTAGATGTATAATGATTTACTGATTTTTAATACATCAAAAGTTCTATAGCGCtggttctcaatcttcttaaTGCTCTGACCCTTTCatatagctcctcatgttgtagtgacccctgACAATAAAATCATTTCCTTACCACTTCACAAttgtaattttgctcctgttatgaatcataatgtaaatatctgatatgcaactcccCCAAGGGGGTCACGACCCATAGGTCGAGAACCATTGTTCTATTGGTATGATGGTTCAAAAAATTTTACTTTACCAAGATGAGGGCAAGAATCAGGTTCCATGCAGCTCTCCACAGGAGGCAAGATCTTTACATAGAAGAAACAGAGCCTAGCTGGAGAGGCACAGACAGAGTGTGTACCTGTGAGTGCCTGCCTTCCATTTCTGAGCAAAATGTAGAAAAAGACCCTGACATAGTACCTTGGAATACAGATGAGCATAGCCTTACATACCACACAAGGATGAAGCATAGGTCAGCATGACCAGCAGCCCACTTCCATCGGCCATCAGTCAAGACAGACCGTGTCCTTGAGGGTCAGTTTGGATCAGATTGGGTAGTCTTATCTCTACCCGTTCCTATCAAACACTCTTACATATCAGATTTAAGACAGCCAAGAATAGACTGAAACCGTATCAAGCAAGACTTAATAACTGagacaaaaaagcaaagcaagccGCAGGAAAATGAGCAGCTGGGTGATAAAAGAGTTAGTCAAGGGACAAACTTGGAGCTGGTGTGGGGACACAGGCATCGGTTTTTACACTtgaaaaggctgaggcagaggaaccTCACGTTCAAGGTCAGTGTGGTGAGATAGGAACGGATTTGCTGCctgtattctgttgctgtgagaaaacagcCTGACTGAGGCGGTTTATAGAAGGAAGGGGTATTTAGGCTCAGGGTTCCAGAGCAATGAGAGTCCATGATGACCACAAACAgcaggcctggggtgggggtgggagcaggaAAAGAGCTGAGGGCAAGCATCTTCAAACAcaagcaggaagtagagagagctAGCTGGAAAGGGGTGAGGCTTTATACggtcaaagcccacctccagggaCAGACTTCCTCCATCAAAACTGTACCTCCTAAAACTCCCCAAACAGCTCCTCTAACTGAGGACCTCTAACAGAGACCTGAGACCGTGGGGAatgtttctcattcaaacaaccacacggTCACGTTGTGTTACTGCCTCAAACAAGCAGTGTGCCTCGGAGGCAGATCAAATGGATCAAGACTTGTGTTGAATTGGAGAACGATAACACACCTCCTACCCCAAGTGTCAAGTGCTTGTATGTAGAGATCTCTATCTGGTTGCGCACCTTCTGAACAAGATACCGAAGGACCTTACATGAAGGTCTAGGTGTAATGATCAGAAAGCGCACCCCTAAGCTGACTAGTCAAGCTCAGGTTACTCATTGAGATTTAATAGCCCAGATGTAGATATGAAGACAAATGGAATTCAAGCACAAGGAACCCAGAGAATATACCAGATGGTACAAGGGTCCTCTGAAACACTTTCAAATGGGCCAACTCTCCAGAATTATCAAAGAAcgttgtaactttaatttttttcaaatcctatttttagtgatggttcttaaacactttaacctagACCCATCACCcgccagaggtagtagaaaagaaagttatGGGTGaaatagacctgtttagaaaggttctttggagcaactcccttCCAAACTGAAATCTGCAGGCAGTGGCAGCTCcgtccactcacaaacacctcatGGATGCACCAGCCGTCCAGTTGGGTAGAGTTTGGTTAGCAGCTGTGGTGACACAACcgaacagagacagccaggcctcagcctcggctCAGGTCAACAGGAGAGTCTAACCAGAACACCAGGAGGACacgcctctctcagcaaagcaaagctCAGTGAAGACTTGAGACCCACAAGCGTTGCACAGCTAGCCATGCCAACAAGCCACACTCTCTCTTGGTCCCTCCACGAAGtcttatttataccctccaaacatcaagtGTCCTCTCTGTGCCTTTCCTCAGCCTAACTCTACggctcttgcctcagcatgggcaTCCAATAAGCTCAGGTCCAATAAAGGAAGCAGCAACAAGCTGCagcaccaccagaaggttttggtgtgtgtctctctctgtggcaTCCTGACTACACAAAGCAAGGCAGACCAATCCGTGCACGTCGTTAGCAAAGAGTCTTTCCTCACGAGTCCTttcttgctttagcagaacatcctctctcctgtgtctgcttcagagaGACATTCCTTTAGGAGTCTGCCTTAATTTTTCAGACCTGTGTTCACTTTAACAaaacgttccttcatgtgtttgccccagcaaaacagcatccaactgactttccaaagaacccccgtaaatttccacttcagagcATTACCGCTGTTGAATATTTGGGATAAAGTTTGAAAGGTAAGTTACTTGATGTTGACGGTGAAGGTGAGCTTTGCCGAGCAGATTGCGGAGTTGACCTTTTCAGGCACAAGTGGTCTGCTGGGGCGTTGGTTACTTGTTTTGCTGCTCTAACAAAATACTTGacagaagcaagagaaggaagagctCTGTGGTTCACACATGGAGAGTACAGTTATTCACAGCAGGGAAGTCACCAGGGCAGGAGGCAGCTGATCCAGTCTCCTCACAGACAAGTTCAGGACTGTGTCTTCTGCCTCTGTGGTTATAAAACTGATCTGCTGGACTCTCGTTCTATGGTGACTCGTCTCCATTCAGTTTCAGTTGGCTCCACTCTGGtgaattatcatcatcatcgtcgtcgtcgtcatcatcaccaccaccaccaccaccaccaccaccaccaccaccaccaccaccaccaccatcatcatcatcatcaccgtcgtcatcatcatcatcatcatcataattattGACTTTGCTATGTCAGCCCTGTGTCACCAACAGATCCAGCAAGCATTCCTTCTATCACCTCTCCTAGATTGGTACTAACACTGCCAAATAGAATAAGACCAAAAAATAGTTTTTGTCTCTCTGTGGAGTGAAGGAGTTGTTCTGCTTGACTGTGACCAAATGTCTCATGAGACCACAGAAAAACTTGATTCTGATGCGATGAGGCAATCTCTTTCCTTATCTCTGTCTGTGAGCATCCTTGTGGGACAAGTATGTTTCCCCTCCTATGTACACTCCAGGCACTAAACCAgatagcaatgaaaaaaaaaaaaaacatgacttcCTTGACTTGATGATTTGTgtgaaaattgaagaagatgttGTTCTTGTCCCCAGGAAGATCAAACTATGAAGGCACAATCAAAGCAATGGAGGGGAAAGTTTGTTACCAGGGGCCAGCCTGAAGTTAGACTTCACAACTATAAGATTCTGAGAGGTAGAAAGATTCTGATAGCTCAGGCTAACCATCGGGGCTCTGAAGGACAGTGCAAGAGATGTTACACTGTAACTTAGAATGAGTAATTTATCTGTATTctttgcgttttttttttttttttatataggcAAACCCTCTGAATATAGACATAACCATTGCACTGGAAAAACCAGAGCATGCAGTTTGATACATAGTTTACTGATGGGCAGAAGACTTGAAATCCTTGGAACATCAAGGGCTGTCTTCCTCAGAGATGTAGAGGATATGGGTTTGAGGAGAGTAATGCAAACAAAAGCACAAAGGATACCAGAGTGTCAGTGTACACGCTGGGCAGGTTGCAAAGGCAGACAAGGACAAGAAGTAAACAGAGCaggtcacagagacacagagcaggTCACAGAGACACTAGAGTCTCATGCAGGAACAGCAAGATGAGAGGTACTGAAGGGGACAAGTCCTGAAGGTGTTGCAGGAGATGAGCTAGTCAAGCTGTTGAGAGGGCAGAGGAGTAAGTAGCCTGTGCAAGAGGCATCTTTAAGACAGACTAACCAGCTGAATGGTCTGAGCTCCGGGGAGCTTTTGGGCAGTTAAGACTgcactctggggttggggatttagctcagtggtagagcgcttgcctaggaagcacaaggccctggattcgatccccagctccggaaaaaaaaaaaaaaaaaaaaaaaaaaagactgcactCTGCCTTAACCCAGGGTCAAGTGTCTGGATTTGGAAACAGGAAGAGCGCTGGCCTCACTGACATGCTTTTCCTTTGAAGCCTCAAACGTGTTCTTTTCATTCACATTCCTTTGCTCTTTCATTGGAGGATGGATTTTAGGGAGAGCTGACAGTTGATTGAAGCCAGAAGTGCTGGGGAGACTTTGGGTTTGTAGAGTTAAATAGAATGGAGGCTGGGAGGTTGGAGAGTCAAGTTAACATGCTCACACCTGGTTAGAATAGGTGAAGTTAAAGATCCTGGGGGAGTGGCATCAGGCTATCTTCTTGActgtgtcagggcagggaggggttgCCCTGGGGAGCTCCATAGTGTTACTAAATCACTGTTGACACATGATCAACTCTGACTCCTGGGAGAGGACTGGGGTTTGTGATAATGGTCTTTTCTCCTTCTAAGCTTCTTACTGCGGAGAGTTGtgcccttgggagagagagcttctGTGCCCAACAGACAGCTGAGTTTCTTTTTTTGCctcatccttcctctctttcttctttcttcccttcatccccactcttccttctgtctctcaatctctttgttcttccaacctcctccccctctctcctccagtctcccttctccctctctgtctcctcttctcctcactcTAATAGTTAAGCAGAGAGATCAGCCTCAGGAATCTCCAGCACAAAGGGGTAAAAGATAAATCACTTTTTCTTTGCCCTAGAAataccccctctccctctctccctccccctctccctctccccctctctccctctcctccacccctGTCTCTCATTCTAAGTTAGAAATTGATTTATCTTGTGGTCCAAAAAATGTTAACACCTGTAGCATGCTGAGAGTCTCACTCCTGTGTGAGTAGACCCATACCAGTGTCATTCAAGCCCTGGCTGTGAAGTAGGTCTAGCCACAGTTCTGGGTGAGAGGGTCACCTCGCCTCCCAGGAATCAAATAATGAGAcagaatataaaatgtttttatttcaaaatgcaaaatgatattcattgtaataataataacaacaacaacaacaacaataaaaataacagtataAAAAGCATGTCTCCTTCCCTAATGCAAAGTGACAGCTCCTTGATCGCTCCCACAGCCTTGGACAAATCACAGTGCATGCTGCACAGCAGCAAGTCAGTCCCAGATCCCTTGGGTGATCTGTGCAGGGTCAGTTCTGGATTCGGTGGCACCTTGAAACAGCATGTGACTCTGCTCTCGCCCACCTCAGTCATGATCTCTCTGTGTCTCGCTTCTCTGCCAGTCACCAGCCTTAAGAGGCATGCTGCCGGAGGGACAGGGCCCGGGTGCACAAAGTCGCCTCCTGTGCCTTGCCTTCTGCTATCAGGGCCTGCTTGTGGAGGGACTGCTGCTCACAAGCGTCCCGCAGCTCTGCCACTGCAGCCTCCTGGTCGCGCAGACGGCTGGCGGCTGTGAAAGGGCTGCACACAGTCTCCACTAGACCGAGCACCACACCGAAGAACGCTAGCACACTGCCCAGCACGTACAGCTTCACTAGCTTCCCTCGGGACTTCTGCGCCATCATCTCCTTAGCCAGAGGGATCAGCTCCTGCACACTTTCCATCTGAGCTCTGGGCTGTGGGTTGGCTGGGCCTGCAGAGGTAGCAGAGAGAAAGGGGTTGAACCTTCAGGTGGGCTACAGCAGCTGAGAAGGGAACCCTAAGCCCAGAGAGGGGGTCGGCTGCAGACCAAGGGAACTCGAGCCCAGGGGAGAAGGCAGCTGGGGAGGGGATCCGTGATCGATCTCTCGCCTACCCTGGGTTCCCAGACTGGAGGCTCACCTAGGGTGCGTGGGAACAGAGGCAGCACTCGCTGGCGGAGGTCAGGCGTCCAGGCGGCAGACTGGCCTTTGCGTCCTTTTTTCCTCAGCCGTGGCTCTTTGGGAGCGACACTCCGCAGCTGCAGCGTTCAGTGAACAGAGCCCTTATATCTTTTGCCCGGGATCCGCCTCCTGGCTCGTTGGCCTGAGCCCTGACTGCAACCCGCAGGGCGGGttgagggggggggaggaagaacgGGAGGGGCACTGCTGGGGACCAAGGAGGTGGCCACGAGTAGT
This is a stretch of genomic DNA from Rattus rattus isolate New Zealand chromosome 10, Rrattus_CSIRO_v1, whole genome shotgun sequence. It encodes these proteins:
- the G0s2 gene encoding G0/G1 switch protein 2 — translated: MESVQELIPLAKEMMAQKSRGKLVKLYVLGSVLAFFGVVLGLVETVCSPFTAASRLRDQEAAVAELRDACEQQSLHKQALIAEGKAQEATLCTRALSLRQHAS